Within the Pseudomonas chlororaphis subsp. aurantiaca genome, the region CGCATGAGGATGGCGTAGTCGACGCTGATGGCGGTCACCAGCAACAGGCCGAACAGACTGAACAGGGTCAGCGGTTGCCCCAGCCAGCCCAGGCTGGCGAGGCTGCACAGGGCCGCCAGCAGCGGCAGGGCGACGAGGCGCAGGGCGCCGCCGAGGCCGAACGGCAGGATCAGCAGCAAGACGATCAGCACGCAGGAGGCGAGCTTGAGCTCGGCGGCGCTGACCTGGGTGGCGGCGAACACTTGGTTCAGCTCGCCCAGGCGATCCACCAGTTGCACCCCGGGCAGATCCTGCGCCTGGATCCGCAGCAGCTGTGGGTTGTTCAGCCCCTGCAGGCTGACCATGGCCGCCACACCGTTATCGGTGGGGCCCAGCCACAAGGTGCGGTAGGGCTCGGCCAGCGGGCCTTGCAGGGCGCTGTCGATGTCTTCGTCGGGCAGTGCCCGCAATTGCGCGAGTTCCGCGTTCAGGGCCGCCACCGGGACCCCGAGATCCAGCAGCGGCTGCCAGTACCGCGGCAGCTCGTCCAGGGCCTGGCGCAGGCGCTGTTGTTCGCTGGGCAGGCTCACCAGCTGGTTGAGCGACAGGTAGCCCTGGAGTTTTTCCAGGTTGACCAGTTGTTCCAGGCGCTCGCTCAGGGTGCCGAGGCGTTCGAGCAGCTGTTGCTGATCGGCGCCGCGCACCAGGAAAAACTGGCTGGTGGGCCGGTAGCCGGTAATCCGCGCGATGGCCTGGGCTTCGTTGAGCAGTTGTGGCGGCGCGCCGATCCACTGGCGGATATCGTTTTTGCTGTCGAGCTGCCACAGGCCACCGGCGCAGAAGGTGATCACCAGCGCCAGCAGCCAGGGACTGGACACGCGCTTGAGCAGCTGCGTGCGCAGGTTCAGCAGCCATTCGGCCACGCGCAGCGGCCATTGCGCCGGTTGCAGCTCGACGCCGCGCAGCAGCGCCGGCAACAGGCACACCGCGCTCAGGTAGGCACCCAGCAGCCCGGCGGCGGAAAACACAGCGATCTGGGTCAGGGCCGGGAACGGTGTCCAGGCCAATGCCAGATAGCCGATGCAACTGGTGGCCAGGCTCAGGCTCAGCCCCGGCAGGGTCAGGCGCAGGGCCGGCCAGCTGTGCCAGGGGCGCAGGCTCCAGCTCTTGGACAGGTAGTGCAGGGGGTAGTCGACGGCGACGCCGATCAGGCTCGAACCCAGCACCAGGGTCATCACGTGCATGTGGCCGAAGAAGGCCACGCAGGTCACCGCGCCGAACAGCATGCCCACCAGCACCGGCACGAACGCCAGCAACACCCGCCAGCGACGGAAGGCCAGCAACAGCAGCAGGAGGATGCCGACGGTGGCGCCGCCGCCGACCCAGGTGATCTCGCGGGAGGCTTGCTGCTGGCCGTTGGCGGCGTAGAGCAGGCCACTGGCGGCCAGCAGCTGGACGTCGGCCTGGGCGGCCTGTTCGCGGCTGTGCTGGAGCAAGGCCGCCACCTGCAGCGGCAGTTGCATGTCGAAGGCGTTGCCGGTGGTGCGTGCTCGCAGCAGCACCCAGCTCTTGCCGTCGGCATCGGCGATCAGGGTGCCGCTGCCGATGTCCAGTTGCACCGCGCCACGTTGCGGCTGGCTGTTCTGGATGCGTCCGGTCAGGCCCAGCCAGTCGTCCTGGCTCGGGACCAGGCTGAAACCGCTGAAGGGGTCGAACAGCGCCTGTACGCGCTGCTGGATAAAGGCCTCGGGGTGCTCGATCAGTTGCTGGCGATCGGCAGCAGCAAGCATCGCCAGGCGCCCTTGCAGCAATTGCGTGCGCAGCGCCGGCAGGTCGGCCTGCAGGTTCCACTGGACCTTCTCGAACAGCCCGCTGGCCTGCCATTGCTCACCCAGGCGCCGGGCCATGGCGATGGCCTGCTGGCGCTCGGCGTGACCCACCAGCACCAGCATTTCGCGGTTCAGCGGTTCCTGCATGCGCTGTTCGGCCTTGAGCTCCAGGGCATCGGGGTCGGTGCCCGGCACCAGCTCCATGAGGTTGGCCGACAGTGGCGCACCATGGCGCCACTGCCAGCCGGCCAGGGCCAGCACGGCCACCAGCAGGAGCAGGAACAGGCGCGGCCACCAGCGTTCACTCGGCAAAGTCATGTTGCTCCGCGTCGCTCAAGGGCTGGTTGCTGATGCTGTCGTGCATCTTCAGAACAGTGCTGTCGCCCTGGGTTTCCAGCAACTCGATGCGCTGCACCAGTTCGCCACCGTCGATGTTGATCTGGTTGAACACCTGCTTGAGCAGCAGCGAACGTGGGGTCAGGGTCAGTTTCCAGGCCTTGGCGTCGCCGGCCAGGGCCAGCTCGAAGTCTCGTTGCAGGCCACTGCTGTCGCCTTGCAGCACGGCGAGGAACAGGCGGTTCTGTTCGGCCCCGGCGCTCTTGTTCGGCAGCATTTGCCAGCCGCTGCCATCCCGGCGGGCGATGCCTTTGCCGGTGATGCGGTAGTCCTGTTGCAGCGGTGTTTTCAGCAGCCACAGCAGGCCATGGTTCTTCGCCAGGACGAAGCTGCCCTTGCTGGTCAGCGGCTGGGGCAGGGCGCGCAGGTGTTTCTCCTGGACGAAGCTGCCGTGGATCACCTCGGGTCTGGCCAACTGGTCGCTGAGCTGTTGCAGGTCGAAGGCATTGGCCAGCGAGCTGAAGCCGAGCGCCAACAGCAGGCCCAACAGCCTGTAGCCGCGGCCGCCGGGCTGCGATCGAGCGCGTAGCGGGCGTGGCGTTTCGCTGCTCGGGGTTTGCAGGTGCTGCCCACCTGGTCGCAGTCTGCGCCAGCGGCTACCAAGGGCTCTCATGGCAGCATCCTTTCCACGGCATCGGTGAACACCTTGGGCGAGGCCAGCTGCATTTCGCGGCTGGCGATCTCCACCGCCACCTGCACCGAGCTGGCGCGGGTCAGGCGTTCGCCGGTTTCCAGGTCGCTGATCAGGTAATTGATCTTCAGGCGGTTTTCCCACTCCACCAGGCTGGCGCGGACATTGAGCTTCTGCCCGAATACCGCGCCGCGCACATAGCGCAGTTGCAGGTCGATCACCGGCCAGGCGTAGCCGGATTCGAGCATCTGGTTGTAGTTGTGGCCGAGCTTGTCGAGCAGGGCGCAGCGGGCCACTTCCAGGTACTTCACGTAATGCCCGTGCCAGACCACGTGCATGGTGTCGACGTCGAAAAACGGCACCTGGATCTCGGTGTCCGCGTGCAGCACGCCCCGACTACGCATGCAGCCTCCAGTGTTGCTCGGCAATGCGTTGCAGGCACAGGCGCAGCTCGCCTTCCAGGGCGCGGTCCTCGATCACCGGCGGGAAGTCCTTGGCCAGCTCTTGGTGCATGGCGGCCAGGGCCGGCGGCAATGGCCGTGCCGCCTCGGCCTGGCCGCGCAGCCAGACGCCCTGGTTGGCGGCCAGCAGGGTAGCGGCGGCGACCTGTTCGGTCAGCTCCAGCACGCGGATCGCATCGCGGGCGGCGATGGTGCCCATGCTCACCTTGTCCTGGTTATGGCATTCGGTGGAGCGCGAGAACACGCTGGCCGGCATGGTGTTTTTCAGCGCTTCGGCGGTCCAGGCGCTGGTGCCGATCTGCACCGCCTTGAAACCGTGGTTGATCATGGCACGGTCCGCCGGGGCGCCGGACAGGTTGCTCGGCAGGCCGTGGTTGTAGCGCTCATCCACCAGCAGTGCGAGCTGGCGGTCCAAGAGGTCGGCGACGTTGGCCACCAGGTTCTTCAGGCTGTCCATGGCGAAGGCAATGTGCCCGCCGTAGAAGTGCCCGCCGTGCAGCACGCGCTCGGCCTCGGCATCGATGATCGGGTTGTCGTTGGCGCTGTTCAGCTCGGTTTCGATAAAACCGCGCAGCCAGCCCAGGCTATCGGCCAGCACGCCCAGCACATGGGGCGCGCATCGCAGCGAGTAGCGGTCCTGCAGGCGGTGCAACGGTGCGGTCGGCGCGTCGATGGCCAGGTCCTGGCGCAGCCAGGCGGCGACCTGTATCTGCCCCGGGTGCGGCTTGGCGGCGAACAGGCGCTCGTCGAAGTGTTCCGGGTTGCCCTGCAAGGCGACCACGTTCAGCGCGGTGATGCGCGTGGCCAGTTGCAGCAGGTAGTCGGCTCGGGCGAAGGCCAGGCAGGCCAGGCCGGTCATCACCGCGGTGCCGTTCATCAGTGCCAGGGCTTCTTTTGGGCGTAGTACCAGCGGCTCCCAGCCCAGCTCGCGGTGTACCTCGGCCGAGGTCCGGCGCTCGCCGCGGAACATCACCTCACGCTCGCCGGACAGGGTCGCGGCCACGTAGGACAGCGGCGTCAGGTCGCCGCTGGCGCCCACCGAACCCTCTTCGGGGATCAGCGGCAGGATGTCGTGTTCGAGGAACGCCTGCAGGCGCTCCAGCAGTTCCACGCGCACCCCGGACACGCCGTGGCACAGCGACTGCAAGCGCGCCGCCAGCACCGCGCGGGTGGCTTGTGCATCCAGCAGCTTGCCCAGACCGCAACCGTGGAAGGTGTACAGATGACGGGGCAGCGCCTCGACGTGTTGCAGCGGCACCGCGACCACGCAGGAGTCGCCGTAGCCGGTGGTCACGCCGTAGATCACGCCTTCCTTGTCCAGCAGCGAATCGAGGAATTGCGCGCCCTTGGCGATGCGCTGGCGGAATGCGCTGTCGCCTTGCAGTCGGGGCGGCGCCTGACGGTTGGCCAGGGCCAGCACGTCTTCGATGCGCAAAGGGAGTTCGCCGAAGGTTACCGGCTCAAGCGGATGCGTCGTCATCGGTCTTCCAGAAAGGGTAAAAGTTGAACCATTGTTGGGGCGCTTCGAGGCAGTACTGGCCCAGGCGCTCGGCGTAGCGGGCAGTCCACTGGGCGATGACCTGTTCGCGGTCGCTGCGCTTCCATGCCACGGCCTCGGTGAAGGGCTCGAGGAACACTCGATAGCGACCATTGTTTTTCAGGCACAGCAGCAGGTTGACCGGGCATTTCAGCAGGCCCGCCAGCAGCCACGGCCCCTGGGGAAAGGGCGCCGGATGGCCGAGGAAATCCACCCGAACGTTACGCCCGCCATGCAGCGGTACACGGTCGCCGGCAATCGCCAGCCACTCGCCGCGATCCAGGCGCTGGCTCAGTTGCAGCATGACCGCCGGGTCCAGCTCGCTGACCTGGATCAGCCGCAGGTTGGTGGCCCCGGCCTCGCCCAGCAGGCGATTGAAACGTTCGGCGTGCTTGGTGTGCACCAGCACGTTCATGGTGACCTTCTCGCCCAGCTCGGCCAGGGCGCGGCAGACTTCGAGGTTGCCCAGGTGCGCGCCCACCAGCATCTGTCCGCGGGTGCCACGCAACTGGTCGCGCAGCCGGGCCGGGTCGACGATCTCGATCTGTTCCAGGCGCAGCTTGCCGTTCCACACGTCGAGCTTGTCCAGCAGGGAGTCGGCGAACGCCATGAACTGGCCAAAGACCCGCCAGTGGCTGGGACGCAGCTCGGCCTTGCCGCTCCAATCGGCCAGGCGCTGCTGGTACAACCAGGCGCTGCGGCGGGCACCGCGGCCGAACAGGAAAAAGTAGAAAACGATGATGTACAGCACCGGGCTCAACACCCGGCGCCCGAGCACACGCACGCCC harbors:
- a CDS encoding MMPL family transporter — its product is MTLPSERWWPRLFLLLLVAVLALAGWQWRHGAPLSANLMELVPGTDPDALELKAEQRMQEPLNREMLVLVGHAERQQAIAMARRLGEQWQASGLFEKVQWNLQADLPALRTQLLQGRLAMLAAADRQQLIEHPEAFIQQRVQALFDPFSGFSLVPSQDDWLGLTGRIQNSQPQRGAVQLDIGSGTLIADADGKSWVLLRARTTGNAFDMQLPLQVAALLQHSREQAAQADVQLLAASGLLYAANGQQQASREITWVGGGATVGILLLLLLAFRRWRVLLAFVPVLVGMLFGAVTCVAFFGHMHVMTLVLGSSLIGVAVDYPLHYLSKSWSLRPWHSWPALRLTLPGLSLSLATSCIGYLALAWTPFPALTQIAVFSAAGLLGAYLSAVCLLPALLRGVELQPAQWPLRVAEWLLNLRTQLLKRVSSPWLLALVITFCAGGLWQLDSKNDIRQWIGAPPQLLNEAQAIARITGYRPTSQFFLVRGADQQQLLERLGTLSERLEQLVNLEKLQGYLSLNQLVSLPSEQQRLRQALDELPRYWQPLLDLGVPVAALNAELAQLRALPDEDIDSALQGPLAEPYRTLWLGPTDNGVAAMVSLQGLNNPQLLRIQAQDLPGVQLVDRLGELNQVFAATQVSAAELKLASCVLIVLLLILPFGLGGALRLVALPLLAALCSLASLGWLGQPLTLFSLFGLLLVTAISVDYAILMREQVGGAAVSLLGTLLAALTTWLSFGLLAISSTPAVSNFGLSVSLGLAFSFILAPWAGRQRQPATEPAL
- a CDS encoding outer membrane lipoprotein carrier protein LolA; translation: MRALGSRWRRLRPGGQHLQTPSSETPRPLRARSQPGGRGYRLLGLLLALGFSSLANAFDLQQLSDQLARPEVIHGSFVQEKHLRALPQPLTSKGSFVLAKNHGLLWLLKTPLQQDYRITGKGIARRDGSGWQMLPNKSAGAEQNRLFLAVLQGDSSGLQRDFELALAGDAKAWKLTLTPRSLLLKQVFNQINIDGGELVQRIELLETQGDSTVLKMHDSISNQPLSDAEQHDFAE
- a CDS encoding acyl-CoA thioesterase yields the protein MRSRGVLHADTEIQVPFFDVDTMHVVWHGHYVKYLEVARCALLDKLGHNYNQMLESGYAWPVIDLQLRYVRGAVFGQKLNVRASLVEWENRLKINYLISDLETGERLTRASSVQVAVEIASREMQLASPKVFTDAVERMLP
- a CDS encoding HAL/PAL/TAL family ammonia-lyase, which gives rise to MTTHPLEPVTFGELPLRIEDVLALANRQAPPRLQGDSAFRQRIAKGAQFLDSLLDKEGVIYGVTTGYGDSCVVAVPLQHVEALPRHLYTFHGCGLGKLLDAQATRAVLAARLQSLCHGVSGVRVELLERLQAFLEHDILPLIPEEGSVGASGDLTPLSYVAATLSGEREVMFRGERRTSAEVHRELGWEPLVLRPKEALALMNGTAVMTGLACLAFARADYLLQLATRITALNVVALQGNPEHFDERLFAAKPHPGQIQVAAWLRQDLAIDAPTAPLHRLQDRYSLRCAPHVLGVLADSLGWLRGFIETELNSANDNPIIDAEAERVLHGGHFYGGHIAFAMDSLKNLVANVADLLDRQLALLVDERYNHGLPSNLSGAPADRAMINHGFKAVQIGTSAWTAEALKNTMPASVFSRSTECHNQDKVSMGTIAARDAIRVLELTEQVAAATLLAANQGVWLRGQAEAARPLPPALAAMHQELAKDFPPVIEDRALEGELRLCLQRIAEQHWRLHA
- a CDS encoding LpxL/LpxP family acyltransferase, whose translation is MTALPDKQDKQPDKQHWAEHKERGSFWLMKLTALGVRVLGRRVLSPVLYIIVFYFFLFGRGARRSAWLYQQRLADWSGKAELRPSHWRVFGQFMAFADSLLDKLDVWNGKLRLEQIEIVDPARLRDQLRGTRGQMLVGAHLGNLEVCRALAELGEKVTMNVLVHTKHAERFNRLLGEAGATNLRLIQVSELDPAVMLQLSQRLDRGEWLAIAGDRVPLHGGRNVRVDFLGHPAPFPQGPWLLAGLLKCPVNLLLCLKNNGRYRVFLEPFTEAVAWKRSDREQVIAQWTARYAERLGQYCLEAPQQWFNFYPFWKTDDDASA